A single region of the Streptococcus sanguinis genome encodes:
- a CDS encoding PTS sugar transporter subunit IIB → METKQIMLVCAAGMSTSLMVNKMQKAAEERGLAATIFAVPVSEAEDYLSEKKVDVLLLGPQVRYLLEDLQEKLASKGIPVDVIPMTDYGMMKGDKVLDLAESLMK, encoded by the coding sequence ATGGAAACAAAACAAATTATGTTAGTCTGTGCGGCTGGGATGAGCACCAGTCTCATGGTCAATAAAATGCAGAAAGCTGCAGAGGAGCGCGGCTTGGCTGCGACGATATTTGCGGTGCCAGTGTCAGAAGCAGAAGACTATCTAAGCGAGAAAAAGGTTGATGTCCTGTTGCTGGGACCTCAGGTCCGCTATCTGTTGGAGGATTTACAGGAAAAATTAGCTTCAAAAGGCATTCCGGTCGATGTCATTCCTATGACGGACTACGGCATGATGAAGGGGGATAAGGTCCTGGATCTGGCAGAGTCGCTCATGAAGTAG
- the ssaB gene encoding metal ABC transporter substrate-binding lipoprotein/adhesin SsaB: MKKLGFLSLLLLAVCTLFACSGQKKASSDSSKLKVVATNSIIADITKNIAGDKIDLHSIVPVGKDPHEYEPLPEDVKKTSQADLIFYNGINLETGGNAWFTKLVKNANKEENKDYYAVSDGIDVIYLEGQSEKGKEDPHAWLNLENGIIYAQNIAKRLIEKDPDNKATYEKNLKAYVEKLTALDKEAKEKFNNIPEEKKMIVTSEGCFKYFSKAYNVPSAYIWEINTEEEGTPDQIKSLVEKLRKTKVPSLFVESSVDDRPMKTVSKDTNIPIYAKIFTDSIADEGEEGDSYYSMMKYNLDKISEGLAK, from the coding sequence ATGAAAAAATTAGGTTTTTTATCCCTGCTTTTGCTAGCAGTCTGCACTCTCTTTGCCTGCTCCGGTCAGAAGAAGGCGTCCAGTGACTCGTCCAAGCTCAAGGTTGTTGCGACAAACTCAATTATCGCTGATATTACCAAAAATATAGCTGGCGATAAGATTGACCTGCACAGCATTGTACCAGTCGGCAAAGACCCCCACGAATACGAGCCCCTGCCTGAAGATGTCAAAAAGACTTCTCAAGCGGATCTCATCTTCTACAATGGTATCAACCTAGAAACCGGCGGCAATGCTTGGTTTACTAAGTTGGTCAAAAATGCCAATAAGGAAGAAAACAAGGACTACTATGCTGTCAGCGATGGCATTGACGTCATTTACCTTGAAGGGCAAAGTGAAAAGGGTAAGGAAGACCCTCATGCTTGGCTCAATTTGGAAAACGGCATTATCTATGCGCAAAACATTGCCAAACGTTTGATTGAAAAAGACCCTGACAATAAGGCCACTTACGAGAAAAATCTCAAAGCCTATGTGGAAAAGCTAACCGCTTTGGATAAGGAGGCCAAGGAGAAATTCAACAACATCCCAGAAGAAAAGAAAATGATTGTGACCAGCGAAGGCTGCTTCAAGTACTTCTCTAAGGCCTACAATGTGCCATCAGCCTACATCTGGGAAATCAACACCGAAGAAGAAGGAACTCCAGACCAAATCAAAAGCTTAGTTGAAAAACTACGCAAGACCAAAGTGCCATCTCTCTTTGTCGAATCAAGTGTGGACGACCGTCCGATGAAGACCGTTTCTAAGGACACCAACATCCCAATCTATGCCAAAATCTTTACCGACTCAATCGCTGACGAAGGTGAAGAAGGCGACAGCTACTACAGCATGATGAAATACAATCTAGATAAAATTTCTGAAGGCTTGGCCAAATAA
- a CDS encoding metal ABC transporter ATP-binding protein, whose protein sequence is MITIKDLTVSYQDTLALEPLSLTIKEPTITGIIGPNGAGKSTLLKGMLGIIDHQGQTLLEQKPLQNSLQRVAYVEQKINIDYHFPIKVKECVSLGLYPQLKLFQGLKSSHWNKVAEALKIVGLENLAERQISQLSGGQFQRVLIARCLVQEADCIFLDEPFVGIDSVSEEIIMSTLRSLKAAGKIILIVHHDLSKVVDYFDQIILLNRKLIAFGPTETSFTKDNMKKTYGSQIFMNGGA, encoded by the coding sequence ATGATTACGATTAAAGATTTGACTGTCAGCTATCAGGATACGCTGGCTCTTGAGCCCCTTTCATTAACCATTAAGGAGCCAACCATTACCGGGATTATTGGTCCTAACGGAGCCGGAAAATCCACCCTGCTCAAGGGTATGCTAGGGATTATTGACCACCAAGGCCAGACTCTGCTGGAGCAAAAGCCACTGCAGAACTCTCTCCAACGGGTTGCCTATGTGGAGCAAAAGATCAATATTGATTATCATTTTCCTATCAAAGTCAAAGAGTGTGTCTCTTTGGGGCTTTACCCTCAGCTCAAGCTTTTTCAGGGGCTAAAGAGTTCCCATTGGAACAAGGTGGCTGAGGCATTGAAAATTGTCGGTTTAGAGAACTTGGCAGAGCGTCAGATTAGCCAGCTGTCCGGCGGCCAATTCCAGCGAGTCTTGATTGCTCGCTGCTTGGTTCAAGAGGCGGATTGTATCTTTTTGGACGAGCCCTTCGTCGGGATTGACTCTGTCAGCGAAGAGATTATCATGTCTACGCTGCGCAGTCTCAAAGCCGCAGGCAAGATCATCCTGATTGTCCATCATGACCTGAGCAAGGTTGTTGATTATTTCGACCAAATTATCCTGCTCAATCGTAAGCTGATTGCCTTTGGTCCTACCGAGACCAGCTTTACCAAGGACAATATGAAAAAGACTTACGGCTCCCAGATCTTTATGAATGGAGGTGCCTAG
- a CDS encoding DUF3114 domain-containing protein, translating into MYPKEGKEHLFQQLQSIGWSQVALEQVFAEISVQGKTVPEEGYYLQEAQLFGSPFFQDLWLAEDAQNSRLGAQELLVLAMNLVNMPEELSGDKAETDLLLARIAPNLTPHDGFWKIFSRTLRQAFPADDFSQRDGNQKLKRQLHQFRYVISCQQAQWVRDHYRQTGMTDAEALASYLKDWSALPYSFQESSRLHNKAHIDKRSEQAIYPDGQASQANIKILIDFHTEFILDQTGRFLNIIDPERASQNGIVNGASFNYGEHNRPGNQASHTRYDVKTPAVWDPRFRRLGIENGGRKFKSPQNNRGPLGYRSAKSPYARKGRSAYKQVKAEIARFKKLLNRPSFLLRSWAWFRQFWQKFFVQKNTD; encoded by the coding sequence ATGTATCCGAAAGAAGGGAAAGAACATCTCTTTCAGCAATTGCAATCAATCGGCTGGTCTCAGGTAGCACTGGAACAAGTTTTTGCAGAGATTAGTGTGCAAGGGAAAACAGTGCCAGAAGAAGGATATTACCTGCAGGAGGCTCAGCTTTTTGGCAGTCCCTTTTTTCAAGATCTTTGGCTGGCTGAGGATGCTCAGAACAGCAGGTTAGGAGCTCAGGAGCTGCTGGTTCTGGCTATGAATCTTGTTAATATGCCTGAGGAGCTGAGTGGAGATAAGGCAGAGACGGATCTTTTACTGGCTCGGATTGCTCCAAACCTAACACCTCATGATGGCTTTTGGAAAATTTTCTCAAGGACCTTGCGCCAGGCTTTTCCAGCAGATGATTTCAGCCAAAGGGATGGCAATCAAAAGCTTAAAAGACAGCTACATCAGTTTCGCTATGTCATTTCCTGCCAGCAGGCCCAGTGGGTCAGAGATCACTACCGTCAGACTGGTATGACAGATGCAGAAGCCTTGGCCTCCTATCTAAAGGATTGGTCTGCGCTGCCTTATAGCTTTCAAGAATCCTCTCGCTTGCACAATAAAGCCCATATTGATAAGAGGTCAGAGCAAGCTATCTATCCGGATGGTCAAGCAAGTCAGGCTAATATAAAAATCCTGATTGATTTTCATACAGAGTTTATTTTGGATCAGACAGGTCGTTTTCTCAATATTATCGATCCAGAGAGGGCTAGCCAAAATGGTATTGTGAATGGCGCCAGCTTTAACTATGGTGAGCATAACCGGCCGGGCAATCAGGCTTCTCATACTCGCTATGATGTCAAAACGCCTGCAGTTTGGGATCCTCGCTTTCGCAGGCTTGGCATTGAAAATGGTGGCCGCAAGTTCAAATCACCTCAGAATAATCGTGGTCCGCTGGGCTATCGTTCGGCTAAGAGCCCTTATGCTCGAAAGGGGCGGAGTGCTTATAAACAGGTAAAGGCAGAGATTGCTCGGTTCAAGAAATTACTGAATCGACCATCCTTTCTCTTGCGTTCTTGGGCTTGGTTCCGTCAGTTTTGGCAGAAGTTTTTTGTACAAAAAAATACGGACTAG
- a CDS encoding M13 family metallopeptidase translates to MTRLQDDFYDAVNGEWAKTAAIPDDKPVTGGFMDLADEIEDLMLATTDKWLAGDGVPEDAILQNFVAYHRLAADYDKREAAGIEPARAYIDEIRNLASFEDYASKIADFELAGKPTYFPFGVAPDFMDARINVLWADGPGTILPDTTYYAEEHPQKADLLAKWRKAQEDLLAKFDFAEEEIKDLLDKVLELDAVFAQYVLSNEESSEYAKLYHPYKWDDFKALVPELPLADIFTKLIGQEPDQVIVPEERFWKAAKDIYTAANWDKLHALLILSAVRNTTPYLTDDIRVLAGAYHRALSGTPQAQDKKKAAFYLAQGPFNQAVGLWYAGQKFSPEAKADVEQKVATMIEVYKNRLAQNDWLTPETRDKAIVKLNAIKPYIGYPDELPERYSRKVVDEKLTLFENAQKLSQIDIAYSWSKWNQPVDYKEWGMPAHMVNAYYNPQKNLIVFPAAILQAPFYDLHQSSSANYGGIGAVIAHEISHAFDTNGASFDENGSLNNWWTEHDYQAFTERTKKVIDQFEGQDSYGAKVNGKLTVSENVADLGGIAAALKAAKKEADFSAEEFFTNFARIWRMKGREEYMKLLASVDVHAPAKLRTNVQLPNFDDFFTTFDVKEGDGMWRSPEERVVIW, encoded by the coding sequence ATGACACGACTACAAGATGATTTCTATGATGCGGTTAATGGCGAGTGGGCTAAGACGGCGGCTATTCCTGATGATAAGCCAGTGACGGGCGGCTTCATGGATCTGGCTGATGAGATTGAAGATCTTATGCTTGCCACGACAGACAAATGGCTGGCTGGCGATGGAGTGCCAGAAGATGCTATTTTGCAGAACTTTGTTGCTTACCATCGCCTAGCAGCGGATTATGACAAAAGGGAAGCGGCAGGGATTGAGCCTGCGCGTGCTTACATTGATGAAATTCGCAATCTAGCGTCTTTTGAAGACTATGCTTCTAAGATTGCTGATTTTGAGCTGGCTGGCAAGCCGACTTATTTCCCCTTTGGTGTGGCACCTGACTTTATGGACGCCCGTATCAATGTCCTCTGGGCAGACGGACCGGGAACAATTTTGCCAGATACGACCTACTATGCGGAGGAGCATCCGCAGAAGGCGGATCTTCTTGCAAAATGGCGCAAGGCTCAGGAAGATTTGCTGGCCAAATTTGATTTTGCTGAGGAGGAAATTAAGGATCTTTTGGATAAAGTCTTGGAGTTGGATGCTGTTTTTGCCCAGTATGTTCTCTCTAATGAGGAGAGTTCTGAGTATGCTAAGCTCTACCATCCTTATAAGTGGGACGATTTCAAAGCCTTGGTACCAGAGTTGCCTTTGGCGGATATTTTTACCAAGTTAATCGGTCAAGAACCCGACCAAGTTATTGTTCCTGAGGAACGCTTCTGGAAAGCAGCTAAGGATATCTATACAGCCGCTAACTGGGACAAACTCCATGCTCTGCTGATTCTCTCTGCGGTCCGCAATACAACCCCTTATCTAACGGATGATATCCGTGTCTTGGCAGGAGCTTATCATCGTGCTCTATCAGGGACTCCTCAGGCTCAGGACAAGAAAAAAGCAGCCTTTTACCTGGCCCAAGGTCCCTTTAATCAAGCTGTCGGTCTTTGGTATGCTGGTCAAAAGTTCTCACCAGAAGCCAAGGCTGATGTGGAGCAGAAAGTGGCGACGATGATTGAAGTTTACAAAAACCGCCTGGCCCAGAATGACTGGCTGACACCAGAAACTCGGGACAAAGCTATTGTCAAACTCAATGCCATCAAGCCTTATATTGGCTATCCTGATGAGCTTCCTGAGCGTTACTCTCGAAAGGTTGTAGATGAAAAGCTGACTCTCTTTGAAAATGCTCAGAAGTTAAGCCAGATTGATATTGCTTATAGCTGGAGCAAGTGGAATCAACCAGTGGACTACAAGGAATGGGGTATGCCAGCCCACATGGTCAATGCCTACTATAATCCGCAGAAAAACCTGATTGTCTTTCCAGCGGCTATCCTGCAGGCGCCTTTCTATGACTTGCACCAGTCCTCATCAGCCAATTACGGTGGTATCGGAGCGGTCATTGCCCATGAGATTTCTCATGCTTTCGATACCAATGGAGCTTCCTTTGATGAAAATGGCAGTCTTAATAATTGGTGGACGGAGCATGACTACCAAGCCTTTACCGAACGGACTAAAAAGGTCATTGACCAGTTCGAAGGACAGGATTCCTATGGTGCTAAGGTCAATGGCAAGCTGACCGTTTCAGAAAACGTGGCTGATCTGGGCGGCATTGCAGCAGCCCTAAAAGCAGCCAAGAAAGAAGCTGATTTCTCTGCAGAGGAATTCTTTACCAACTTTGCCCGCATCTGGCGGATGAAGGGTCGGGAGGAATATATGAAACTCTTGGCGAGCGTCGATGTCCATGCTCCAGCCAAGCTTCGGACCAATGTTCAGCTGCCAAACTTTGACGACTTCTTTACAACCTTTGATGTGAAAGAGGGAGATGGCATGTGGCGGAGCCCAGAAGAGCGGGTGGTCATCTGGTGA
- a CDS encoding PEP phosphonomutase has product MVKRFISSNASEILSMTAPELKQSIKASEGRVILSENVAFKESYIGDVTNAEIARSFGADLILLNGIDIFQPFVAGLDAKEDFIEELHRLVGRPIGINLEPVDSQAQMAGERLVINEGRQASLATIQRAEELGVDFICLTGNPGTGVTNQAIIDTIRVVKENFSGLLIAGKMHASGVDEPVADLEAIAQFIEAGVDIVLAPAVGSVPGFDEQDLKQIVRLAHQKGALVMSAIGTSQESADEDIVKQMAIRNKICGVDIQHIGDSGYGCLAPVENIFAMSKALRGQRHTISMISRSINR; this is encoded by the coding sequence ATGGTAAAACGATTCATTAGTTCAAATGCTTCAGAAATTTTAAGTATGACTGCGCCGGAGCTGAAACAGAGTATCAAGGCCAGTGAGGGCCGCGTTATCCTGTCTGAAAACGTGGCTTTTAAAGAATCTTATATCGGTGATGTGACCAATGCAGAGATTGCTCGGTCTTTTGGTGCTGACTTGATTTTGCTGAATGGGATTGATATCTTCCAGCCTTTTGTAGCTGGTCTGGACGCCAAAGAAGATTTTATTGAGGAACTACACCGCTTAGTGGGCCGTCCTATCGGTATCAATCTAGAGCCGGTGGACAGTCAGGCCCAGATGGCAGGAGAACGCCTGGTTATCAATGAGGGGCGTCAGGCTAGTCTAGCGACCATTCAGCGAGCAGAAGAGTTGGGCGTTGACTTTATCTGCCTGACGGGTAATCCGGGGACTGGTGTCACCAATCAAGCCATTATTGACACCATTCGAGTGGTCAAGGAGAATTTTTCAGGCCTGCTGATTGCGGGTAAAATGCATGCTTCAGGTGTGGATGAGCCGGTAGCAGACTTAGAAGCAATCGCTCAATTTATCGAAGCTGGTGTTGATATTGTCCTAGCACCAGCAGTCGGCAGTGTGCCAGGCTTTGATGAGCAGGACTTGAAGCAGATTGTCCGACTGGCCCATCAAAAAGGTGCTCTGGTTATGAGTGCGATCGGTACCAGTCAGGAGAGTGCTGATGAGGATATTGTCAAGCAAATGGCTATCCGCAACAAAATCTGCGGTGTAGATATCCAGCATATCGGAGATTCAGGCTACGGCTGTCTGGCTCCGGTTGAAAATATCTTTGCCATGAGTAAGGCTCTCAGAGGGCAGCGCCACACCATTTCCATGATTTCACGTTCGATTAATAGATAG
- a CDS encoding SEC10/PgrA surface exclusion domain-containing protein, with product MKKIQKHVILGAAVLASTGFAHTVAADTTPVDAKAPANQDKALSASPEALKQQTEQVNQAKASVDQAKEQVATAETKVETAKKDNADTSVQKIAEAQAAVTAAEKKVAPAENAAKQAQADLDTAKTAENTQAAVAQDAQAQAAKAKTETQAAQDAVNAAQKAVDSKLVSEKVTKAKDELDKAQKNLDSYQDQLKTAEAEDAKRQASIDQAQADIKAAQAEIKEKEAKLSSQDQVHNTFTLSQAYINAIKSNNINGTAKLTSEAQETLAKEAATLKSSNNYIGSPKDAQRMVNINAIPNDVLMELNYYAQDLINQIRKQAGTAPVTLTQNSIDYAAALSQAAREQKYKYQSKEPITSQVDVPRSVVAKFGLDQFGHRVSGTNELGPYPILASQENVSVDYLKKAIYDDIKFQLFDLGDSSAYRERGTIYAQKVVGHLDNQKKGAYVAVNFSNNGIINRINFLLFPNNDGDIKDPSKITPALINPNANNQEADAARKDLAVSQAKLDAAQRTLTNAQNKQETAPLLREVVKTAKDKLAKAESTYQAELENSKKSASEETKAKLAVLAKAQADLKEKEAAQTTAQKTAEEANAKLEALKAATATAQEKATAAATALEEAQRAVQAAKDYVTRLQNAPALLKEAEASLNDAKANLASKEETYRVENAKLEALKAALAALETDDPTNLVSKNERKVLKVTTTGVKNGKKPVQTYQAPAALPKTGSAESSLALAGLGLLSMLGLAFAKRRKA from the coding sequence ATGAAAAAAATCCAAAAACATGTCATTCTAGGTGCAGCAGTTCTTGCTAGTACTGGCTTTGCTCACACTGTAGCTGCAGATACAACTCCAGTGGATGCAAAGGCCCCTGCAAACCAAGATAAGGCTCTATCTGCAAGTCCAGAAGCTCTTAAACAGCAGACTGAGCAGGTTAATCAAGCGAAAGCATCTGTTGACCAAGCCAAAGAACAGGTTGCGACTGCTGAGACTAAGGTTGAAACAGCCAAGAAAGATAATGCTGATACAAGTGTACAAAAAATTGCGGAAGCTCAGGCAGCTGTGACAGCAGCTGAGAAAAAAGTTGCCCCAGCGGAAAACGCAGCCAAGCAAGCCCAAGCAGATCTTGATACAGCTAAAACTGCGGAAAACACACAGGCAGCTGTAGCTCAAGATGCTCAAGCTCAAGCAGCTAAGGCAAAAACTGAAACCCAAGCTGCTCAGGATGCTGTGAATGCAGCCCAAAAAGCTGTGGATAGTAAACTGGTGAGTGAAAAGGTAACGAAGGCAAAGGATGAGCTTGACAAGGCACAAAAGAACCTGGATTCTTACCAAGACCAGTTGAAGACAGCTGAAGCTGAAGATGCGAAACGACAAGCGTCGATTGATCAAGCCCAGGCAGATATCAAAGCAGCCCAAGCAGAAATCAAGGAAAAAGAAGCGAAACTTTCGTCTCAAGATCAGGTTCACAATACTTTTACCCTATCGCAAGCTTATATAAATGCAATTAAAAGTAACAATATCAACGGTACAGCAAAGTTAACATCTGAGGCACAAGAAACACTTGCTAAAGAAGCAGCTACCCTAAAATCGAGCAACAATTATATTGGTAGTCCAAAAGATGCGCAACGAATGGTTAACATCAATGCTATTCCAAATGATGTTCTGATGGAATTGAACTATTATGCACAAGATTTGATTAATCAAATCCGTAAGCAAGCAGGAACAGCACCAGTAACATTAACACAAAATAGTATTGACTATGCAGCAGCTCTAAGCCAAGCAGCCCGTGAACAAAAATATAAATACCAATCAAAAGAACCTATAACTTCACAAGTAGATGTTCCAAGAAGTGTGGTTGCTAAATTTGGACTGGATCAGTTTGGTCATAGAGTATCAGGAACTAACGAGCTCGGCCCTTATCCTATTCTTGCTAGCCAAGAGAATGTCTCTGTTGACTATTTAAAAAAGGCAATTTACGATGATATCAAATTCCAACTGTTTGATTTAGGAGATAGCAGTGCGTATAGGGAGAGAGGGACTATCTATGCCCAAAAGGTAGTGGGGCATCTTGATAATCAGAAGAAAGGTGCATATGTTGCTGTTAACTTTAGCAACAACGGCATTATTAACCGAATTAACTTCCTTCTTTTCCCAAATAATGACGGTGATATTAAAGATCCTTCCAAAATAACACCAGCCTTAATCAATCCAAATGCCAATAATCAAGAGGCAGATGCTGCTCGTAAAGACTTGGCGGTTTCGCAAGCTAAGTTGGATGCTGCTCAACGGACGTTGACAAATGCTCAGAATAAGCAGGAGACAGCACCATTACTGCGTGAGGTTGTGAAAACTGCTAAGGACAAGTTAGCCAAGGCGGAAAGTACTTACCAAGCTGAACTCGAAAATAGCAAGAAGTCGGCTTCTGAAGAAACCAAGGCTAAACTGGCAGTTTTAGCTAAAGCTCAAGCAGACTTGAAAGAAAAAGAAGCAGCCCAAACAACTGCGCAAAAAACAGCTGAGGAAGCTAATGCCAAACTTGAGGCTTTGAAAGCAGCTACAGCGACCGCTCAAGAAAAGGCAACTGCTGCGGCTACAGCTCTGGAAGAGGCTCAACGCGCTGTTCAAGCTGCTAAAGACTATGTTACTCGCTTGCAAAACGCCCCTGCTCTTCTAAAAGAAGCAGAAGCGTCTCTCAATGATGCTAAAGCAAACTTGGCAAGTAAGGAAGAAACCTATAGAGTCGAAAATGCCAAACTTGAAGCTTTGAAAGCAGCTCTTGCAGCCCTTGAGACAGACGACCCAACCAACCTCGTTTCTAAGAATGAGCGAAAGGTTCTGAAAGTCACTACAACAGGAGTGAAGAACGGAAAGAAACCAGTTCAGACCTATCAGGCTCCAGCAGCTCTTCCAAAAACAGGATCTGCTGAATCTTCTCTAGCGCTTGCAGGATTGGGATTGCTCTCTATGCTGGGACTGGCTTTTGCAAAACGTCGTAAAGCTTAA
- a CDS encoding metal ABC transporter permease has product MILEFFQGLRDFHFLQNALITAIVIGIVAGAVGCFIILRGMSLMGDAISHAVLPGVALSYILGINFFIGAITFGLLASIIITYIKGNSIIKSDTAIGITFSSFLALGVILIGVANSSTDLFHILFGNILAVQDIDMWISIGVGIAVLLIITLFFKQLLITSFDPLLAQAMGMPVSFYHYLLMILLTLVSVTAMQSVGTILIVALLITPAATAYLYANSLKTMILLSSGLGALASVLGLFIGYSFNVAAGSSIVLTSALIFLISFFIAPKQRYLKLKNRPKLK; this is encoded by the coding sequence ATGATTTTAGAATTTTTCCAAGGGTTGCGGGACTTTCACTTTCTGCAAAACGCCCTCATCACAGCCATCGTCATTGGGATTGTTGCTGGAGCTGTCGGCTGCTTTATCATTCTGCGCGGCATGTCGCTTATGGGAGACGCTATCTCTCATGCGGTTCTGCCCGGTGTGGCCCTGTCCTACATTTTAGGGATCAATTTCTTTATCGGAGCCATCACCTTCGGACTTTTGGCCTCGATTATTATCACCTACATCAAGGGCAATTCCATTATCAAAAGCGATACGGCCATTGGGATTACCTTTTCTTCCTTCCTAGCTCTGGGTGTAATCCTGATCGGCGTTGCCAATAGCTCCACTGATCTCTTTCATATTCTCTTCGGGAATATCTTGGCCGTGCAGGATATTGATATGTGGATTAGTATTGGAGTCGGAATAGCTGTGCTCTTAATCATCACCCTCTTTTTCAAGCAGCTATTGATTACTTCCTTTGACCCACTGCTGGCTCAGGCCATGGGCATGCCAGTCAGCTTCTATCACTATCTGCTGATGATTCTCTTGACCTTGGTCTCTGTGACAGCCATGCAGAGCGTGGGAACCATTCTGATTGTCGCTCTCTTGATAACGCCAGCAGCAACGGCCTACCTCTATGCCAACAGTCTGAAAACTATGATTCTGCTGTCCTCAGGGCTGGGCGCTCTAGCTTCTGTACTGGGACTCTTTATCGGCTATAGCTTTAATGTCGCTGCAGGATCCAGCATTGTCCTGACCTCGGCCCTCATCTTTCTCATCTCTTTCTTTATTGCCCCTAAGCAACGCTATTTAAAACTTAAAAACCGACCTAAACTAAAATAA
- a CDS encoding ROK family protein: protein MTRTRKQNELRATVLDQLYAKRPISRIDISKETQITPATTGSIINELIKEGLVLELGELNDESVGRKKTLLDIAPRSRYYLGFEISEKQLAIVIADNTGEIVESSIRIYQVEVTGGPSDQEIIRLIQDFLKKNSQYSISAIALGLPGHVNLSESDFIISKNPHWGQINLQTIQEAFDLPVYFANKSHCLTMAERLFSYHPIDSNFIVYHVARGIHCSYMYKGSIYSQENYLIGEVGHTVINPEGERCPCGKHGCLQVYASESALIDKAAILYRASQTSLLKTLVEDANDIDLTSLMTAYRLGDLGSIELIHTACRYLAISISNLCQLIDSERIYLDGQLFSYPVIAEQVLAQLEQEVPLFPKQKQAEIVIIPYSKYSIARSAVSLCVYHEFLDKKGNL, encoded by the coding sequence ATGACACGAACTAGAAAACAAAACGAGCTAAGAGCAACTGTCCTGGATCAGCTCTATGCCAAACGACCGATTTCTCGGATTGATATTTCAAAAGAAACTCAAATCACACCAGCCACGACCGGCAGTATCATCAATGAACTGATCAAGGAAGGCTTGGTACTGGAGCTGGGTGAGCTCAATGATGAGAGCGTAGGCCGCAAGAAAACCCTGCTGGATATTGCGCCTCGTAGCCGCTACTATCTAGGCTTTGAGATTTCTGAAAAGCAGCTGGCCATAGTCATCGCTGACAATACCGGTGAGATTGTAGAAAGCAGCATTCGGATTTATCAGGTCGAGGTGACAGGCGGTCCGTCTGACCAGGAAATTATCCGGCTGATTCAAGATTTTCTGAAAAAGAATAGCCAATACTCCATCTCAGCGATTGCCCTCGGACTACCGGGACATGTGAATCTCTCTGAAAGTGATTTTATCATTTCTAAAAATCCCCACTGGGGACAGATTAACCTGCAGACTATTCAAGAAGCCTTTGACCTTCCTGTCTACTTTGCCAATAAGTCCCACTGTTTGACAATGGCTGAACGCCTCTTTAGCTATCATCCTATAGACAGTAATTTTATCGTCTATCATGTCGCTAGAGGTATTCATTGCTCCTACATGTACAAGGGCAGTATTTACAGTCAGGAAAATTATCTTATCGGGGAGGTGGGGCATACCGTCATCAATCCTGAAGGCGAGCGCTGTCCTTGCGGCAAGCACGGCTGCCTGCAGGTTTATGCCAGCGAGAGTGCTCTGATTGATAAAGCAGCTATCCTGTATCGGGCTTCCCAGACCTCGCTCTTAAAGACCCTTGTAGAGGATGCTAATGACATTGATTTGACAAGTTTGATGACTGCCTATCGCTTAGGAGACTTAGGCAGCATTGAGTTGATTCATACTGCCTGTCGCTACCTGGCCATTTCCATTTCCAACCTCTGCCAGCTTATTGATAGCGAAAGGATTTATCTAGACGGCCAGCTCTTTTCCTATCCGGTGATTGCCGAGCAGGTCCTGGCTCAGTTAGAGCAGGAAGTGCCTCTCTTTCCAAAGCAAAAACAAGCAGAGATTGTCATTATCCCCTACTCTAAATACAGCATTGCCCGCTCTGCAGTCAGCCTCTGTGTCTATCATGAATTTTTAGATAAAAAAGGAAACCTATAA
- the tpx gene encoding thiol peroxidase, producing the protein MTTFLGNPVTFTGKQLQVGDTAHDFSLTATDLSKKTLADFAGKKKVLSIIPSIDTGVCSTQTRRFNQELSDLDNTVVITVSVDLPFAQGKWCAAEGIENAVMLSDYFDHSFGRDYAVLINEWHLLARAVLVLDENNTVTYAEYVDNINTEPDFEAAIAAVKSL; encoded by the coding sequence ATGACAACTTTTCTCGGAAATCCTGTAACCTTTACTGGAAAGCAACTGCAAGTCGGCGACACCGCACACGATTTTAGCCTGACAGCAACTGACCTTTCAAAGAAAACTCTGGCTGATTTTGCTGGCAAAAAGAAAGTCCTGAGCATCATCCCATCTATCGATACTGGTGTCTGCTCGACTCAGACTCGTCGTTTTAACCAAGAACTCTCTGACTTGGACAATACCGTTGTTATCACGGTTTCAGTTGATTTGCCTTTTGCTCAAGGCAAGTGGTGTGCTGCTGAAGGCATTGAGAATGCTGTCATGCTCTCTGACTACTTCGACCATTCTTTCGGCCGTGACTATGCTGTCCTCATCAATGAATGGCACCTTTTGGCTCGCGCAGTTCTAGTTCTGGATGAAAATAACACTGTGACCTACGCTGAATATGTCGACAATATCAATACCGAGCCTGACTTCGAAGCAGCTATCGCCGCAGTTAAGAGCTTGTAA